TTCGGGTTGAGCGTCTCCGGTGCGAGTCCCAGTCGCTCCGCCGCGGCCAGTGTCTGCCAGCTGAGAAAGCCGCCGCATAGCGCATCGGGCGTCTCGCGCGCGCGCTCCAGGATCGTCGCCTGTATGCCGTGTCGCGCAAGCGCAATCGCCGCCGCGGCGCCGGCCGGACCACCGCCCAGGATCAGCGCCGGCGGTCGACGCATAGCCGGAACGGAAAGACGCGACGGACGCGGGCATCCGCGATGCCGGCCTCAGCCAGGATCGGGGGCCATTCCATGGGGCGATAGCTGCGCGCGATCGACAGATGGCCGTCGTGACGGACAATATCGTGCCAGCGAAATGCGCGCGCGAGCCAGGGCCAGGCGGCATGGGCGAAACCGTGGCGATGCAGATCATTGATCAGCCAGCCGCGCGTCGCCTCTGCCTCCATGAAGCGCAGGAAGGCGACGAGCTGGTCATGCGTCATGTGGTGAGCGACGAGGCTGGAGACGATCGCATCCCAGCCTTCGCCGGCGAGGTCGCCATAGTCGCCGGTGCGATAGTCGATCGCCATGTCGCTCGGCGTATGGGCGCGGGCGGCTGGCGCGCTCGAAGGGTTGAGGTCGATACCGGCCAGCTCGACGGTGATACCGCGACGCTGTGCCCAGCGCGCGATGCGGCGGAGCATGTCGCCGTCGCCGAAGCCGA
The nucleotide sequence above comes from Roseomonas aeriglobus. Encoded proteins:
- a CDS encoding methyltransferase domain-containing protein — its product is MTLAIRAEAEELMDAPDLPADTYAAVLGDLAQVNTVTLAARATLAFLEQMSRGATSLKILDVGFGDGDMLRRIARWAQRRGITVELAGIDLNPSSAPAARAHTPSDMAIDYRTGDYGDLAGEGWDAIVSSLVAHHMTHDQLVAFLRFMEAEATRGWLINDLHRHGFAHAAWPWLARAFRWHDIVRHDGHLSIARSYRPMEWPPILAEAGIADARVRRVFPFRLCVDRRR